From the genome of Gigantopelta aegis isolate Gae_Host unplaced genomic scaffold, Gae_host_genome ctg8918_pilon_pilon, whole genome shotgun sequence, one region includes:
- the LOC121367088 gene encoding uncharacterized protein LOC121367088 encodes MTNFHSFRLEVQASLHVRDSCSNESANTSLSERSTTVSYGDNCSTRALAGSILSVKYQVPAGVPSNISLMSRNSFSTESANVNITEHLGSVSYSDDCSTRGTAGSILSFEYQVPAGVPSNISLMSHDSFSTESANVSITEHTGSVSYSDDCSTRATAGSIVSFEYQVPAGVPSNISLMSHNSFSTESTNFSITEHLGSVSYSDDCSTRATAGSILSFEHQIPTGVPSNISLMSRNSFSTESANVSITEHLGSVSYSDDCSTRGTAGSILGFEYQLPAGVPSNTSLISRDSFSTESANVRIIEHTGSVSYSDDCSTRATAGSILSFEHDVQATVSTTNVSLHMRNSFSNESANTSLSERSTAVSFVDNCSTRALAGSVLSFE; translated from the exons ATGActaattttcattcatttagaCTTGAAGTGCAGGCCTCATTGCACGTGCGAGATAGCTGCAGCAATGAGTCGGCCAACACTAGCCTGAGTGAACGCTCGACAACTGTTTCCTATGGcgacaactgcagcacaagggCTCTTGCTGGATCAATCCTTAGTGTGAA gtACCAAGTTCCAGCTGGTGTCCCATCGAACATCTCCTTGATGTCGCGCAATAGCTTCAGCACTGAGTCGGCCAACGTTAACATAACTGAACACTTGGGATCCGTGTCCTACAGTGACGATTGTTCCACAAGGGGTACTGCTGGCTCAATCCTCAGTTTCGA gtATCAAGTTCCAGCTGGTGTCCCATCGAACATCTCCTTGATGTCGCACGATAGCTTCAGCACTGAGTCAGCCAACGTTAGCATAACTGAACACACGGGATCCGTGTCCTACAGTGACGATTGTTCCACAAGGGCTACTGCTGGCTCAATCGTCAGTTTCGA gtATCAAGTTCCGGCTGGTGTGCCATCGAACATCTCCTTGATGTCGCACAATAGCTTCAGCACCGAGTCGACTAACTTTAGCATAACTGAACACTTGGGATCCGTGTCCTACAGTGATGATTGTTCCACAAGGGCTACTGCTGGCTCAATCCTCAGTTTCGA gcATCAAATTCCAACTGGTGTCCCATCGAACATCTCATTGATGTCGCGCAATAGCTTCAGCACTGAGTCGGCCAACGTTAGCATAACTGAACACTTGGGATCCGTGTCCTACAGTGATGATTGTTCCACAAGGGGTACTGCTGGCTCAATCCTCGGTTTCGA gtATCAACTTCCGGCTGGTGTCCCATCGAACACCTCCTTGATCTCGCGCGATAGCTTCAGCACTGAGTCAGCCAACGTTAGGATAATTGAACACACGGGATCCGTGTCCTACAGTGACGATTGTTCCACAAGGGCTACTGCTGGCTCAATCCTCAGTTTCGA GCATGATGTTCAGGCCACTGTGTCGACAACAAACGTCTCCTTGCACATGCGAAATAGCTTCAGCAATGAGTCGGCCAACACTAGCCTGAGTGAACGCTCGACAGCTGTTTCCTTTGTCGACAACTGTAGCACAAGGGCTCTTGCTGGCTCAGTGCTTAGTTTCGAGTAA